One window from the genome of Dermacentor silvarum isolate Dsil-2018 chromosome 5, BIME_Dsil_1.4, whole genome shotgun sequence encodes:
- the LOC125945703 gene encoding oxygen-dependent choline dehydrogenase-like, producing the protein MRMGASTCFLDQARQDRLNLHVLTKSTVKKITLEGKKVTGVVYTQNGITKSMKCKREVILCAGAVGSAKLLLLSGIGLQKELNRHKINVVHELPVGEGLQDHVIFLGMVVTTTTDLIGLSHMNQSVAQYMYNRTAFVMFVTR; encoded by the exons ATGCGAATGGGTGCGAGCACATGCTTTCTTGACCAAGCCCGTCAAGATCGTCTAAACCTCCACGTATTGACAAAAAGCACTGTCAAAAAG ATCACGCTTGAAGGCAAAAAAGTGACTGGCGTTGTATACACGCAAAACGGCATCACCAAATCCATGAAATGCAAGCGCGAGGTGATCCTCTGCGCAGGAGCCGTGGGATCAGCGAAACTGCTGCTGCTTTCTGGCATTGGGCTGCAAAAAGAGCTTAACAGGCACAAG ATAAATGTTGTGCACGAGCTACCTGTGGGAGAAGGACTCCAAGACCATGTGATATTCTTGGGCATGGTGGTCACCACAACTACTGATCTCATTGGACTGTCACATATGAATCAAAGTGTTGCACAGTATATGTATAATCGCACGG CCTTCGTCATGTTCGTGACGCGGTGA